CCCTGCCTGCAGGCGAAGCTGGACTATCTGGTGGCTGAACACTACTACGACGATGCCGTACTGACCCGCTATTCACGCCCGTTTGTCCTTGAGCTGTTCGATCGTGCCCACGGCAGTGGCTTCCAGTTCCAGACCTTTTTAGGCGCGTGGAAGTACTACACCAGCTACACCCTGAAAACCTGGGACGGGAAACAGTATCTTGAACATTTCCCGGATCGCGTTTGCATGGTAGCGCTGACCCTGGCGCAGGGAGATGAGCAGCTTGCCACACGCCTGATGGAAGAGATGCTAAGCGGCCGTTTCCAGCCCGCAACGCCAACGTTCCTCAACTGCGGCAAAAAACAGCGGGGAGAACTGGTTTCCTGCTTCCTGCTGCGTATTGAGGACAACATGGAGTCGATTGGCCGCGCGGTTAACTCGGCGCTCCAGCTTTCCAAGCGCGGCGGCGGCGTCGCCTTCCTGCTTTCCAACCTGCGTGAAGCCGGGGCACCCATCAAACGCATCGAAAACCAGTCTTCCGGGGTTATCCCGGTAATGAAGATGCTGGAAGACGCGTTTTCCTACGCCAACCAGCTTGGCGCGCGCCAGGGCGCGGGCGCGGTTTACCTTAACGCACACCACCCGGATATTCTGCGCTTTCTCGATACCAAGCGGGAAAACGCTGACGAAAAGATCCGCATTAAAACGCTGTCCCTCGGGGTCACTGTCCCGGACATTACCTTCCAGCTCGCCAAAACCAATCAGCAGATGGCGCTGTTTTCTCCTTATGACGTGGAGCGTATTTACGGCAAGCCGTTTGGCGACATCAGCGTCAACGACCTGTATCAGGAGATGGTGGACGACGACCGCATTCGCAAAAGCTGGATTAACGCCCGCGATTTCTTCCAGACGCTGGCGGAAATCCAGTTTGAGTCAGGCTACCCGTACATTATGTTTGAGGACACGGTTAACCGGGCCAACCCGATTGCCGGGCGCATCAACATGAGCAACCTTTGCTCGGAAATCTTGCAGGTGAACAGCGCGTCGACCTACGATGAAAACCTTGATTACGCCCAGACGGGCAAAGACATCTCCTGCAACCTTGGCTCGCTGAACATCGCGCATACGATGGATTCTACGGATTTTGGCCGCACCGTGGAGACCGCCATTCGCGGCCTGACGGCGGTGTCGGATATGAGCCATATTCGCTCGGTGCCGTCGGTCGAAGCGGGGAATGCCGCCTCTCACGCCATTGGTCTCGGGCAAATGAACCTGCACGGCTACCTGGCGCGCGAGGGCATTGCCTACGGCTCACCGGAAGGGCTGGATTTCACCAATATTTATTTTTACACCATCACCTGGCACGCACTTCGCGCTTCCTGTGCACTGGCCCGCGAACGGCATCAGCGTTTTGCAGGCTTTGAACAGTCCCGGTACGCCAGCGGCGAATACTTCCGCCAGTACCTGGAACAAACATGGGAGCCAAAAACCGAGAAAGTCCGAACGCTGTTTGCCAAAGCGGGGATTGCAATTCCAACCCGAGAACAGTGGCAGCAGCTAAGCGACGACGTGCGCGAATACGGCCTGTACAACCAGAATCTGCAGGCTATCCCGCCGACGGGCTCTATCTCTTATATCAACCACGCCACCTCAAGCATCCACCCGATTGTCTCCAGGGTAGAGATTCGCAAAGAGGGCAAGACCGGGCGCGTGTACTACCCCGCCCCGTTTATGACCAACGACAATCTTGAGTTTTACCAGGACGCCTACGACATCGGCCCGGAAAAGATTATCGACACTTACGCCGAGGCCACCCGACACGTTGACCAGGGGCTTTCACTGACGCTGTTCTTCCGCGATACCGCCACCACCCGCGACATTAATAAAGCGCAGATTTATGCCTGGAAGAAAGGCATTAAAACGCTCTACTACATTCGTCTGCGGCAGCTGGCGCTGGAAGGCACCGAGGTGCAGGGCTGCGTGTCCTGCGCGCTATAACGCGAAAGTACAAGGAAAGAAAATGACGCAACTGACGCGCGTAAGCGCCATCAACTGGAACAAAATCGAGGATGACAAAGACCTCGAGGTCTGGAACCGCCTGACCAGTAACTTCTGGCTACCGGAGAAAGTGCCGCTCTCCAATGACATTCCGGCCTGGCAATCGCTCAGCGAACAGGAACAGCAGCTCGTAATCCGCGTGTTTACCGGACTGACGTTGCTGGACACCATTCAAAATACCGTGGGTGCCCCTGCGCTAATGGCCGATTCGCTGACGCCACACGAAGAGGCGGTGATGTCGAATATCAGCTTTATGGAGGCGGTGCACGCCCGTTCCTACAGCTCGATCTTTTCCACGCTCTGCCAGACCAAAGACGTGGACGCCGCCTACGACTGGAGCGAGCAAAACGACGCCCTGCAGCGTAAAGCCGCGATTATTCTGGGCCATTACCGTGACAACGATCCGCTGAAGAAGAAGATTGCCAGCGTGTTCCTTGAATCCTTCCTGTTTTACTCCGGCTTCTGGCTGCCGATGTATTACTCCAGCCGCGGCAAGCTGACTAATACTGCCGATTTAATCCGGCTTATTATTCGCGATGAGGCGGTGCACGGCTATTACATCGGCTACAAGTACCAGAAGGCGCTGGCGCAGCAAAGCGCAGAACGCCAGACCGAGCTGCAAAACTTCGCCCTCGATCTGCTGATGGATCTCTACGATAACGAGCTGGCGTACAGCGAAACGCTTTATCGTGAGCTGGGCTGGGAAGACGAGGTGAAAGCGTTTCTAAGCTACAACGCCAATAAAGCCCTGATGAACCTGGGCTACCAGGCGCTGTTCCCGGCGGAGATGGCGGAAGTTAATCCGGCCATTCTTGCCGCGCTTTCTCCCAATGCCGATGAGAACCACGATTTCTTCTCCGGATCGGGCTCCTCTTATGTGATGGGCAAGGCCGTGGAAACCGAGGACGAGGACTGGGATTTCTAGTAATCTGGCCGCTGAGCATTT
This Klebsiella michiganensis DNA region includes the following protein-coding sequences:
- a CDS encoding ribonucleotide-diphosphate reductase subunit alpha (Catalyzes the rate-limiting step in dNTP synthesis); translation: MATTEAVRLATESVDYHALNAMLNLYDKEGNIQFEKDKQAVESFFAQHVLPNTVSFPCLQAKLDYLVAEHYYDDAVLTRYSRPFVLELFDRAHGSGFQFQTFLGAWKYYTSYTLKTWDGKQYLEHFPDRVCMVALTLAQGDEQLATRLMEEMLSGRFQPATPTFLNCGKKQRGELVSCFLLRIEDNMESIGRAVNSALQLSKRGGGVAFLLSNLREAGAPIKRIENQSSGVIPVMKMLEDAFSYANQLGARQGAGAVYLNAHHPDILRFLDTKRENADEKIRIKTLSLGVTVPDITFQLAKTNQQMALFSPYDVERIYGKPFGDISVNDLYQEMVDDDRIRKSWINARDFFQTLAEIQFESGYPYIMFEDTVNRANPIAGRINMSNLCSEILQVNSASTYDENLDYAQTGKDISCNLGSLNIAHTMDSTDFGRTVETAIRGLTAVSDMSHIRSVPSVEAGNAASHAIGLGQMNLHGYLAREGIAYGSPEGLDFTNIYFYTITWHALRASCALARERHQRFAGFEQSRYASGEYFRQYLEQTWEPKTEKVRTLFAKAGIAIPTREQWQQLSDDVREYGLYNQNLQAIPPTGSISYINHATSSIHPIVSRVEIRKEGKTGRVYYPAPFMTNDNLEFYQDAYDIGPEKIIDTYAEATRHVDQGLSLTLFFRDTATTRDINKAQIYAWKKGIKTLYYIRLRQLALEGTEVQGCVSCAL
- a CDS encoding ribonucleotide-diphosphate reductase subunit beta (B2 or R2 protein; type 1b enzyme; catalyzes the rate-limiting step in dNTP synthesis; converts nucleotides to deoxynucleotides; forms a homodimer and then a multimeric complex with NrdE), whose translation is MTQLTRVSAINWNKIEDDKDLEVWNRLTSNFWLPEKVPLSNDIPAWQSLSEQEQQLVIRVFTGLTLLDTIQNTVGAPALMADSLTPHEEAVMSNISFMEAVHARSYSSIFSTLCQTKDVDAAYDWSEQNDALQRKAAIILGHYRDNDPLKKKIASVFLESFLFYSGFWLPMYYSSRGKLTNTADLIRLIIRDEAVHGYYIGYKYQKALAQQSAERQTELQNFALDLLMDLYDNELAYSETLYRELGWEDEVKAFLSYNANKALMNLGYQALFPAEMAEVNPAILAALSPNADENHDFFSGSGSSYVMGKAVETEDEDWDF